From Acipenser ruthenus chromosome 2, fAciRut3.2 maternal haplotype, whole genome shotgun sequence, a single genomic window includes:
- the LOC117963573 gene encoding C-C motif chemokine 28-like, whose translation MHNCLNKPHHHRHTMDLRILALLVIFSAVGITPTEASLASCCSQTGTRIHMRLLKRVNRFDIQKSDGICDIKAVILHYRRKKFCADPENNILKKWIRVWKSGRVNRKHRPGRKNRRRNGKRRLETTFY comes from the exons ATGCATAATTGCTTAAACAAGCCTCACCACCACAGACACACAATGGATCTGAGGATTTTAGCTCTACTTGTTATTTTTAGTGCAGTTGGGATAACACCAACAGAAG CTTCGCTGGCCAGTTGCTGTAGTCAAACTGGGACAAGAATACACATGAGGCTGTTGAAAAGAGTCAACAGGTTTGACATACAGAAAAGCGATGGAATCTGTGACATCAAGGCTGTTAT CCTGCACTATCGAAGGAAGAAATTCTGTGCAGACCCAGAAAACAACATTCTAAAGAAATGGATCAGAGTCTGGAAGTCTGGAAGAGTAAACCGAAAGCACCGTCCTGGAAGGAAAAACAGAAGAAGAAATGGAAAAAGAAGACTAGAAACCACATTCTACTGA